AAACTTTGTCATTGGTGCAATTTATAAGAACGCCTTTAACCTTGCAGAATTTTACTATATCTGCACCTTTGAAATCAAGCTCCATTCCGACCATCAGTCCCAGTCCCCTGACATCTTTAATAAAACTATTTTTTTCTTTCAATTTTTGAAGTTTAGAAACGAAATATTTCCCGTTTTCAAGAACTTTCTTAAGCAATGACGGATTAAGTCCTTTTAAGACTTCTAAAGAAGCCACGCAAGATACCGGATTTCCTCCGAAAGTAGAACCGTGGTCGCCGTAATTAAACACGGAAGCAATATTTTCCTTTACAATAGTTGCGCCTAAAGGAAGCCCTCCGCCCAAACTTTTAGCTAAAGTAAAAATATCCGGAGTGACTCCGTAATGTTCATATCCAAACAACTTCCCCGTTCTTCCAAGCC
Above is a genomic segment from Elusimicrobiota bacterium containing:
- a CDS encoding aminotransferase class III-fold pyridoxal phosphate-dependent enzyme, translating into NKKGKNEIIVFENSFHGRTIATLSSTGQKKFHEGFEPILGGFKYAKFNDLNSVKKLISRKTAGIMIELVQGEGGVNIAEKDFVKGLKNLCKKNKLLLIFDEIQTGLGRTGKLFGYEHYGVTPDIFTLAKSLGGGLPLGATIVKENIASVFNYGDHGSTFGGNPVSCVASLEVLKGLNPSLLKKVLENGKYFVSKLQKLKEKNSFIKDVRGLGLMVGMELDFKGADIVKFCKVKGVLINCTNDKVLRFLPPLIINKKDIDKVIEILEDAFIWQRSKK